The genomic window CGTGGAAGAGATAGAAGACTACTTCTCGCCCGTACCCGTGTTTAGAATACCTCTCCTTGAGGATGAAGTCTTCGGTCTTGAGAGGCTTGAAATACTCTCTGACCTTATATACAGAGATAGAGACCCTTCGGAAGTCTTCTTCAAGGAAAAGCCCTACGAGTTTATTCAGGAAACAGGGGAGTACGTAATAAGGGTCCGAGCACCCTTTATAAAAAAGGAGAGCGTATCCCTCCTCAAAGGGGAGGACGAAGTTATCATAAGGGTTGGAAACTTTAAAAGCCATATAATGCTCCCCAGAAAACTGAGGGACCTGGAACCCAAAGGGGCAAAAATTGAAGATGGTTACATATACGTGAGGTTAGGCTGAAAACTCCCTGGTAGCCCTGCCTATATCTGTCCTGGCTATTATCCCAACCAGTATTCTGCTTCCTTTCTTTTCCACCACAGGTAATCGTCCCACCCCTTTCGTAGTCATCAACCTGAAGGCGTTTGCCAGACTATCCTCTGGCGTAACCACTATAAGATTTGTGCTCATAACTTCATGAATCCTAACCTTACTCCTATCCCCTGGTGCGACGGAGAGAACATCGCTCTTGGTTATTATCCCTACAAGCTTGCCCTCGTTAACAACCGGCAGACCTCCTATAAGTTTTTCAGTCATTATCTTGTAAGCCTCCTCAACCGTATCGTAGGGCTTCACAAATACAGGTTTATTCATGTAATCACCCACTTTAAGTTTTTCAAGCACATAAAGCCCCCACTCCTCCATATGGGCTGGTGAATCAAGCCGTGTATTCACCTGACTGGGGAAAATACTCCTTTCACCGCTTAGAAAGTAGGAGATGAAAACCGATATCATTGCCGGAACGAGAAGCTCGTATCCCCCGGTCATTTCAGCTATGAGGATGAGCGTAGAGAGAGGAGCCTTTGCCGCCCCTGCAAAGAGTGCAACCATACCCACTATGGTAAAGGAAGGGACATGTAAAAAGAGGGAGTAGTATTCATTCAAAGCGGTGCTGTAGAAAGCCCCAGTAAGTCCTCCGATCATAACTGAGGGTCCAAATATACCTCCAGAACCTCCCGAACCCAACGTCAATGAAGCCCCAAGCATCAGTGCGATAGCACCCATACCTATGAAAGCCAGGTTGTTGAGTTCACCGTTGATTACAAGCTGGAGCCAACCGTAACCGTTACCGATAGCAACAGGAACAAAAGCCCCTGCTAACCCAGCCATAAATCCTCCGAGGGCAGGCTTCAGGTAAGGAGGTATATTCATCCTTTCAAAGAACTCTTTAACTTTGAAAAAGAGAAAGGTAAAAACCCTAACTACGATGGCACAAAAAATTCCAAGACCTACATAGGCAAGAAGAGAAAGAGGGTGCACGTTAAGAAACTCGGGTATGTGAGCTGAAAATATCGGATGAAAGCCAAAAAAGAAGCCGAACAGGCTGTAGGATGTAATTGAAGCCACAAAGCCAGGGATCATAGCTTCTATCTCAAAGTCCCTCTTAAAGAAAACCTCTGCGCTGATTATCGCTCCAGCGAGGGGTGCCTTGAAAATGGCAGCTATGCCCGCACCCAGACCCACAGCCAGAGCTGTCCTCTTCTCCTTGGGGTCAAGTCTAAAGAGCTGTGCAACTGTTGAACCCACACCCGCGCCTATAAGGGCAATGGGACCCTCTCTTCCAGAGGTACCTCCGCTACCTATGGTCACCGCAGAAGTTAAAAGCTTAATTATGGAGGACTTTAAAGATAACTTCTCCCGGTTGTGGTAAGCCTTTATAGCAGCATCAGTTCCAACACCGGCAGATTCTGGAGCCAGGAAATGGGCAAGCAAACCGGAAACCAGTCCGGCAAAGGCAACGGTTAGCGGAAGCAGGTAAGGTCTCTGGGGGTAAAAGGTGAAATGCTCTCTCCCGCCTTCACCAGCCGGCAAAGGCTGAACATAACCTACAAAAAGCTCAAGAACATAGTGATTAACATATTCAATTGCGAAAACAAATAGGACGGCGAATGCCCCTGTAACTATCCCTATAACAACAGGAAGCAGCAGGTACCTCCTGAGCATAGGTTAGAATTTTAGCCGATGCTGGAGCTTGATGGCTCTTACGGGGAAGGTGGAGGTCAGATAGTAAGAACAGCTCTGTTCCTGAGCACCCTTCTAAAAATCCCTGTAAGGATAAAAAATGTACGGGTAAAAAGGGAAAAACCCGGACTGAAGAGACAGCATCTGCACATAGTAAAACTCCTCAAAAAGTTTGCTTGCGCCAAGGCAGAGGGAGACAGACTCGGTTCTTTAGAGTTAACCTATATACCTGGAGAGCTGAAGCCTGGTTACTACCACGTTGACTTCGGGAGTGCGGGTTCTATAAGCCTCTTCCTACAGACCGTACTTCCCCTTTCCCTATTGACACCAGGAAAGGTTGAAATTGAAGCTATAGGGGGAACTGAAGTTCCTATGAGTCCAACGATAGACTGGGTGAGATTCGTTTACCTTCCTCAGATTAGCTCCGTCGCGAAGCTTGCAAGAATAGAGGTTCTCAGACGTGGGTACTATCCTGCAGGCGGCGGTATCATAAAACTCACCGCCGAGGGTGCGGTTCTCAGAGAGGTTGGGAATTTAAAATCTCTGAGGGAATTTTTAAAAGGGAAGCTCAACCTTTTTAAAGAAAAGCAGGGTCTGGTTAAAAAAATCCACCTCCTTTCTATAGCTGAAGAAAGGCTCAGAGAGAGAAGGGTAGCTGAAAGACAGGCTCAGGGAGCCGTTGAGTTCTTGGAAGGGATAGGCATGCAAAAACCGGAGGTTTACAGACAGTATGTAAGAAGTTTATCTATTGGAACGAGTGTAACCTTATGGTTGGAGGATACGGAAGGGAAT from Hydrogenivirga caldilitoris includes these protein-coding regions:
- a CDS encoding chloride channel protein, whose translation is MLRRYLLLPVVIGIVTGAFAVLFVFAIEYVNHYVLELFVGYVQPLPAGEGGREHFTFYPQRPYLLPLTVAFAGLVSGLLAHFLAPESAGVGTDAAIKAYHNREKLSLKSSIIKLLTSAVTIGSGGTSGREGPIALIGAGVGSTVAQLFRLDPKEKRTALAVGLGAGIAAIFKAPLAGAIISAEVFFKRDFEIEAMIPGFVASITSYSLFGFFFGFHPIFSAHIPEFLNVHPLSLLAYVGLGIFCAIVVRVFTFLFFKVKEFFERMNIPPYLKPALGGFMAGLAGAFVPVAIGNGYGWLQLVINGELNNLAFIGMGAIALMLGASLTLGSGGSGGIFGPSVMIGGLTGAFYSTALNEYYSLFLHVPSFTIVGMVALFAGAAKAPLSTLILIAEMTGGYELLVPAMISVFISYFLSGERSIFPSQVNTRLDSPAHMEEWGLYVLEKLKVGDYMNKPVFVKPYDTVEEAYKIMTEKLIGGLPVVNEGKLVGIITKSDVLSVAPGDRSKVRIHEVMSTNLIVVTPEDSLANAFRLMTTKGVGRLPVVEKKGSRILVGIIARTDIGRATREFSA
- the rtcA gene encoding RNA 3'-terminal phosphate cyclase, coding for MLELDGSYGEGGGQIVRTALFLSTLLKIPVRIKNVRVKREKPGLKRQHLHIVKLLKKFACAKAEGDRLGSLELTYIPGELKPGYYHVDFGSAGSISLFLQTVLPLSLLTPGKVEIEAIGGTEVPMSPTIDWVRFVYLPQISSVAKLARIEVLRRGYYPAGGGIIKLTAEGAVLREVGNLKSLREFLKGKLNLFKEKQGLVKKIHLLSIAEERLRERRVAERQAQGAVEFLEGIGMQKPEVYRQYVRSLSIGTSVTLWLEDTEGNTMGADSLGEKGKLAELVGQECAQKLWEDWSKEATVDRHLADHLIPWIGLAGGKVKVPMFTGHLETNLWVCERFLGEGVFRVSREEGTIEAVV